The Rickettsiales bacterium genome includes a region encoding these proteins:
- a CDS encoding helix-turn-helix domain-containing protein, producing the protein MEIHNKNQIKNLRESYGLTLEQLAERAGTTNQQISMLEKGQRKLTWDWMVRLAKALNCRPIDIVEETVDFSNEEIMDAIKNKETHEVIQKFNNLSETQKAVFTTMLDGISNIKDDEFKEKLLKEYKNKDDNKE; encoded by the coding sequence ATGGAAATTCACAATAAAAATCAAATAAAAAACTTACGTGAGAGCTATGGTCTGACGTTAGAGCAGCTAGCGGAGAGGGCTGGTACTACTAACCAGCAAATATCTATGCTAGAAAAAGGGCAGCGCAAATTAACTTGGGACTGGATGGTAAGACTTGCTAAGGCATTGAATTGTCGTCCTATAGATATAGTGGAAGAGACGGTTGATTTTTCTAATGAAGAGATTATGGATGCTATAAAAAACAAAGAAACTCATGAAGTTATTCAGAAATTTAATAATCTTAGTGAGACTCAAAAGGCGGTTTTTACTACTATGCTTGATGGTATATCTAATATTAAGGATGATGAGTTCAAGGAAAAGCTGCTTAAAGA